The genomic region aggtgaggtcgtcactgtccaggtAGGGActtagctgggctaccaagcgaagatggtaaaaagcattccgtgccaccgaggccacctgggcctcaagagacaaggaaggatcgaaaagaactcccaagctacgaacctgttccttcaaggggagtgtaaccccatcaagaacaggatgaacatccaccatctgggcagagaaggcactcaccaacagcgtctcagtcttgtctggattgagcttcagtctgttagctcccatccagtccattatcgcggccaggcaacagtttagcacgttaacagcctcacctgaagaggatgaaaaggagaaatagagctgcgtgtcatcagcgtactgatgacaacgcaccccaaaactcctgatgaccgcacccagcggcttcatgtagatatccTTTTATGTTTTTCAGCCTTTTTCTTACTAAAGGCTTTATGGTTTTTCTTACTAACGGCTTTAGAAGGAACATTGGTTGATACGGTGACATTTCATTATGTTCTATGTATATCAGTGTAACTGTGAAATAAACCATTTCAAAAAGAGGGTGAACATGAACAAACAATAATGAAAGACATGGAGGAATCGGAGAGCAATCTGTGTGACAAAGGAAGCTATCTTACAGTGCATCAGACCATTagtacagttaactcagtcttgtctgcactgactggtagtggcactccaggatttcagacaaggaatcTTTCCTGATTGTACCTGGATATGCAAGGGATTAActcagggactttctgcatgcaaagcagatgttctgcaagTGGTTATAATGCAAGTTTAAAAATTGCAGGGCCAACCATTCACACACAGAAGAGGATACAGTCCCGTTTTTACAGAATTCTCAAGATAGTTTTTGGAGAATGCCCAAAATCTAAGAGTTTCCacaaagcaatcttgatgtctttgtttctcatgctgtAGATGAATGGATTTGCCATGGGAGGAATGACAGCATATATCACAGCAAAAACTATGTCCAGACCAGAAGAAGCATAAGTTGGAGGCCTTGCATTAGCTACAACTGCACTGAACATAAAAACAGAGACAACAGTGAGGTGCGGAACGCAAGTGGAGAGAGCTTTTTTCTGACCATGCATTGAAGGAATTCTGAGCACTGCAGAAAAGATCTGCACGTATGTTATGATGATGAAAATAAAACATCCTAATCCTATAATACAGCCTAACAGAAGAAACCCAAATTCAATTACATAAAGGTcagagcaggaaagcttcagtaatgttgggatttcacagaagaactgattAACAGCATGAGAACAGAAGGTGTTTGCAAAGGTACCACAAGTGTGTAACACGGAATAAAAAAGACTACTAATCCACACAGTGACTGCCATCTGAATACAGGCTCCTCTGTGCATAATTGTCTCGTATTGTAATGGGTTGCAGATGGCAACATAGCGATCATGTGCCATTATTGTTAGAATAGCAATATTTGATGCTGCAAAGAAGAAATAGAAGAAAACTTGAGCCACGCACCCAGAATAAGAAATGGACCTGTTGTTCATGATGGAATTGGAAATAGATTTCGGCATGATGACAGAAACAGAGCCAATGTCCATCATAGCCAAATTTGTTACGAAAAAGTACATTGGTGTGTGAAGGTGATGGTCAAGGGCTACTGCAACAATGATGAGAACATTCCCGGTCATTGTTGTCAAGTACAATGCTAGGAACACAAAGAAGTGTAAGAACTGTAGTTCTCGTCGTTCTGAGAATTCCCACAGCAGAAACATGGACATAGAAGTAAGATTGCTCATTTTGTCTTTAGTACTTGCATCCTATCTGTAGGAGGAAGAAGCCGAGAAGTGTTAATTTACCAATGATGATTAATGAGTTAAACAGGTTTCAAAATCCATTATAAAATCCACCAGTAGTAGACAAACAATTGTGATTAGTGATGACTCCAAATAATTGTTTTGTAAATTGAATATGCTATATTTGTTATCAAATCTATCACAAGTGCATGAGTCCTGTTTCAATCCAACAaacacattagtgtttaaagccctaccaACTTTTTTTGAGTGTTGAGATCTGCAAAGCGGGCTCTCTTGTGAGTTCTGTCACCTTCAGAAGTAAGGATGGGGTTCACTCTTCTGAATCTGTTCATCTTTTGTATGCACTATCATTACTCACACTTGGTCCAGAGCTGTTAGCTTTTCGTTAACTTTATATGGTCCTGGCCCTGTATGGTGACTGGTGCTAATAACATTACTGATTTCCATTTTCCTGATGATAGTGTGATTGCCTCTTACATACTGGCTATTGTTCTGTTAtgcaggaaacaaaacaaaacatttaaaattattGTGTGTGAATGATACAGAGAATCAGCAAAACATCCCCTATggtttgttgggttttttttttaaagtaacaaatcCAATCCTCTCTCTCATCTTCCTTTTTCTTGCAAAGCTTTGAATGCCCACATGCAGAAGAAAAGCTGGCAAGGGAGATAATTTCCAAAAATCTTTGTAAAGCTCCCTTTAATTACTTTTCTTTGGGGAAAAATCCCTTTGGCCATTAATGCATGAAGTGATACTTTAGTAGAAGCTAACAGAAAGATGACTCAATAACACTCATAAAAGAGAGAAATGAAATCAATGTTTTATTTAATGGAAGCTTTTTATAAACaaaatatatgtttaaattaAGATTTTTCAGACGAAAcacaatttgtttaaaaaatccttttctttttttaaaaaacgtatttcatttaaaatgtctAGAAAATGGTATTTATATATGTTGAAATGGCAATCTGTGTTCTTCAGAATGACCTCACTTTGGTGCAGCAATGTATGAAACTGTGACTATGAGAATTTCAAAGAATaattatttcttttaaatttattttcttatatatttataaatctaCTAGTATCATTAAGCATTACTATGTTAACTCtcattctctcacacacaaagacctccctccccctcccctcccctcccctaacCTCTCTcaaataaatcaattaaaaaaagtcCTGAGTTTGAAAACAGTGTTGTTaagtttgtcaaatttattttttttaagaaaattgtATCTGTAAAGTTCACTAGCCAGCTTGGCAAATGAATGAAAAGCTGCTGAGCTCAGATTCATATCTGAGTACTGTGAAATTCTCCATCATCCCTAGTCAGAAGTATAGGGAAAGATGAGCCAGCACAGGGCTTTCTCTGTGTCACCCCCTAAATTGTAGATCTCCCTCCCCAAAGAGGCCCATCCAGCATCTTCATTGTATAGCCTTTGCAGGTTGTTAAAGACACACCTTGTTACCCTGATCTttaacattaaaaatattttgtaacaTGGGATCCTCCACTTTTTCAGAATTTATACTGCTTTATTCAATTTGGAACAGTTACAATATATGACTTTAACAATTCTAATGGTTTTATTTGCTTTGATATgtgtatattatattgttgtaacccaccctggaactgTATGGTAAAGCATGGGTAAAAAAAGAATTATTATACAGTGGCGGTATACTatagccaccatggatttttcacattctgccatgttaaattgaaaatactctgctgcttcccataagcacatttcaaaacaaaacctttcaaaatGTGGAGTCCTGAACtcaagaaactcttgcttaacaaccctctgaattttcatggtgatacacaaaacagtcagagagcatCGAGAGTTCATAGTGTAAAACCagagggaaaaaaatccagacccttgttggatGTTTTTCTGTTAGTggactcataatttgttgaaagtaactaaaaatcagccatgttcacagagtacctgtaatccttctattgaccttgccccatactctgaccttcatcttctgcagtttaaaagtttaaaaaatgtatgctgatttaaattaaatttaattaatgtagaaaatttaacattggactctataTAGTGCAAGCATGttcattaagaaccaactgtcagcgttctaaaagccagatgcccacactcacaccagactttttttccactttaaacagtcatggcttccccccaagaatcctgggaggtgtactTTGtgagggtgctgacagttgttaagggactcctattcctctgaaaagctccagtggccagagtgatttgaCAGTCTGCCCCTCttctggtaattgtagctctgtgaggggaatagggtgtctgctagcagctctcagcatcattcacaaactacacttcccaggattctttggggaagccatgactttttaagtggaataaatgtctggtgtgggtgtgaccagggacagcttgggTGTAAATTTGGGCGGGAGACTACACgtgtctgttgtagaataaaaaggtgggggaaaccctgaaaaacaatgatagtgttcacaatgttttccttttggaaaggaaagaactttccctctgctcaatgcttgtccacccacccaatcttctcccctccccatccctactcctcccctccccctcccccaggacagtttcacctacccttagcatgattgcaggggagtaaatcccgttaaactcaataagcatgcaaaggattggGGAAATTGGGCAATTACAGTGAATACACAAGGGGAGCAGggaacctgatctcctctctgagatattaaactgccctacaaatttgtcacaatggaaacacaatttgggttggactttcacagtccaatccacttgctgtgtagcttggaagaatttggtaacatatgcctctgagtatatggtgagtggtggcaacacctgtaatcagcccaaacaagagaaacaagagatgtgctgtgctgatcttgttttagcagggaggaagcaacaatcaTTAAACTgtaaggtacattcttaaactgcaagggttgttTGCCTACaggtgcataaataaataaaacatgttttttatACAAAATATGACTGATTGTGAGTAACATTTTTGGTTCTTGCATAGCCTGCCTGGTTGTGGGGGGAGGTTTCTCACTAATTTACAGTGatataaagccatccaagggcTTTTAAACCATTCCTTTATTTTGTTTGCCATGGAAAGAGAGCTACCATTCATGCCACTTGGAGATCAATTTCAAACACAAACTGCAACTGTGCAACTGTAACAGGGAGGAAAACAGTTAAATTCTCGGTCTCACCCCTTGTAGTATAAGTGGGACCCCAAActcctttgtaattttttaaaaaagataatcatGATGTTAAACACATAAGTAGTTTGGTAATCTGTCATTAACTGATGAATAGAGTGTTAGCCTGGGAGTTTCTGAAGAAGTTTTGGATCTCTGATAACATCAGGCTTCCAGATACTAAACTAATCCTTACAATATTGTTCTGAGATTGGGAGAGGGGTGCATATTTTTAAGCAATATCCCTATACAGAGTGAGAATGATTACTGGCCCACACCcagctcccaaccctgcactAATTTGCCCACTTGGGATGTTTTGCAGGTGAAGCATATGttgcaccactgagctacagaccttccccaTGTCCATCTTCCCCAGTAGTGTCTATTCCTGTCTTCCCCCCACCTAGTGCTCACCATATCTTAAgtactacaactcctgtcacccctgatcattggccatgctgactggggctgagggAGCTTGGTGTCCAAaccatcttgagggcaccaggttggagaaggctggtctcTTCTGACTAGCACTAAGtctacaccagagcttggaaaagttacttttttgaactacaactcccatcagccctaggcaacatggccactggattaggctgatgggagctgtagttcaaaaaagtaacttttccaagctctggtctacacTCACCACTATCTCCGGCAAGGATCTTTCATATTGCAATCCTACTGCTCaatcatttgtttttaattggagatgccaaggattgcagTTGGGATCTACAACGTGCAATGAATATGTTCTCTCCTTAGGTTATGGGTTCTCCCTATTTTTCAACTTTGAACCACTCAGAGATGCAGCATAGATTATACATGTCTTTATGAATACAGTCAAAATCTAAGGCAACCAAGTATTTCAAATGTAGACCACTACAATAAAATTGTTAACTTTATGCAATGTCATGACACATAGCCACCTGATAAATTTCACAGGCCAGAAGTGTCATTTGTCTCTAAGAGTTCAGTATGTGATACTGATCCAGGATGGATTTTTGTTCCCATAGAATGCAAGATAGTGCTAGTACAGCCAGGTAACCCTGCAGATCACCAATTACATGCATTGATGCTGAAAGAATGAATTCACATGTCATCACCCTTCCTTTTGGTGTGagggaaaaatggcaaattttcATATTAATGGAAGTGGAGCTATCATCTAACATCAAATTCTTCCACCAACATACAGAAAATCAGACCCTGCCCCAAAGCCTCTTAAATTTAATACCATTAAGTCTGGATCAAAACAATCATTTAAAATCTACAAAAGAGACCAACGCTGAAGTAAAGAAACATCTCATCAACCCTGCTAAAGTATTAGATGAACAGCAATTAAGAACAGAAAACATCATCGATGTTCTGGCAAACAGGCATAACAAACTTGAGATACAGAATACATTACCTGAAGAAACGCTGCTCCTGGACCTATTTCCGGACTTCAACCCTGACCAACAAATGGAGACTATTGAAAGACTAAAAAATCTACTTCAATCCCTGGAAAGTGCAAGGAAAATGTCCTGTTCAACTGATCCATATGAAATTTCAAACACATCTAATTCTCGGGAGGATGCAGTCTCTATACATGCGACATCTTTGGCTCATGTTTCAGATACTAGATTTCTTAATGCATCTGTAACATGTTCCCCTTTTGTCCCTACTGTAAATGGCATTACTCCCTCGAGTTCCCAATGCCATATAGCCATGGAAAATGAAACCAGAGGAACACTATCCCAAGCCAACTCAACCATGCACTGTTCATCACATTGACTTAAATCAAGTCAAAATATTGCTAGATGGAATAGTAAATCAATGGAGGGGATTCCAGGGGCGGCCATTGACACTCTGATGGGTCAAGGGAGATACGGTTTTGGGAGACAGCAATTTAATCGAACTAAGGAAGAATCTAATAGAATGCTGATAACTCCTAAGTTGCTCTCCCACTCAGATAACCTGGATAGCCTTGATGACACTTCCCCCGGGTTAAAAATGCTGCTGATCAATGCCAGGTCAGTAAATGGGAAATCTAGTGCTATTCAGGAGTTGATTCtggatgagcatgctgacctggcatgtattactgagacctggttggatgaagcggggggggttaatctctctcagctttgtcctccAGGTTTCTCTGTACATCAGCAGGCTAGACCCGGGGGGCGGGGAGGCGGAGTCGCAGTGGTTTTTCGAGATACTATACAGCTGACCAGGTatcctctcccacagtcttcagggtttgaCTGTGTTTACTTGAAGTTGGGtgcccgggacagaatagggattctgttggtgtaccgcccaccccgctgcccaaccgtctcccttcctgagctaaccaGGGTGGTTTCGGGGTTAGTATTGGAGTCCCCTAGGCTtatggtactgggggacttcaatgttcaTGCCGATGTTCCCCTTTTTGgaatggctcaggatttcatggcctccatgacaaccatgggtctgtcccaagtaatatctggccccactcatgttgctggtcatactctggaccttgttttctgtgttggtcgagAGAtatgtgatcttggtgtggagaacctttcattagttccgttgtcatggacagatcacttcctggtcagATTTaaacttactgggactcagagcctccgcaggggtgggggaccaattagaatggtccgccccaggagactgatggatccagacggtttcctgacggctcttggggagtttcctgtcacctcggcaggtgattctgtcaaagccctggttgacctctggaatgaggaaatgaccagggtgGTGGACACAATTGCTCCTAAGCGCCTCCTCTCGCGGATTGGAACCAAATCTGCTCCTTGGTTTACGAAGGAGCTGGGGGCGATGAAACACGAAAGACGAAGGCTAGAGCGCtgttggcggaaaactcggagcgaatctgatcgaacacgTGCTAGAACCTATTTAAGGACTtattccgtggcagtgcgggctcaAAAGAAAGTCTTCTTTtccgcctccattgcgtctgccaaGTCTcatccagcggaactgtttcgagtggtcaggggcctCTTAAATTCTGACCCCTGTGAATATGATAGTGACCATGCAACAGtccgctgtgatgaatttgcacgacattttgcagataaagtcactcagattctCTCTTAGACACCAATgttaatacagtctctgtggatgtaactttggcctctACTTGCTCgattagaatggattcttttcagatTGTTCAATCCGAGGATGTGGATAACTCCTTGGAGAGGCACATCCTACCACCTGCatattagatccttgcccctcctggcttataaaaaatacCCGAGGAGGACTAATTGAatgggtcagggaagtgattaatgcctccttacttcAGGGCAGAATACCGtcctgcttaaaggaggcagtaataagacccttattgaaaaaatcctccctggacccctcattattaggtaattatcgcccagtttctaatataccttttttgggcaagataatagagcgggtggtggcgacccaactccagagatttttggatgacacggattatctagatccctttcaatctggttgcaggcctggctatgggactgagacggctttggtcgccttggtggatgacctacgcagggaaatggacagggggagtgtgtccctgttaattttgctggacctctcagctgcttttgataccatcgaccatggtttccttttgggtcgcctagctgggatggaacttggaggcatggttttacggtggctccggtccttcctagagggacgaacccagaaggtgattATGGGGGATGTCttttcgaccccttggccattgacctatggagtcccccagggttctgttctgtcccccttgttatttaacatatatatgaagccgctgaGAGAGGTTATCCGTAGTTTTGGGGTTCgaagtcaccaatatgcggatgacacccaactctacttttcttttcCATCTAACGAAACTAAGGAAGCCGTCAAGGTTCTGAACcattgcctggtatcagtgatggattggatgggagcaaacaagctgaaattaaatcctgacaagacagaggtgctccttgtcagtcaaagggcggatcagggaatagggatccaacttgtgctggacagggttacactccccctgaaatcacaggttcacagtttgggagttctcctggactcagccttgaacctggaggcacaggtctcggctgtggcaaggagtgcctttgctcaactaagattggtacgccgactgcgcccgttccttgacctgtcagacttgactacggtgacacatgccttacttacatcccgattggactactgtaatgcgctctacgtagggctgcccttgaaaactgctcggaaacttaaactggtacaaagagctgcaggcaggatgttaactggagctgggctcagagaacatacaaccccgctgttgtaccagctccactggcttccaatctgtttccgagcacaattcaaagtgctggttttaacctataaagccctatacggcttaggtccaggctatctgttagatcgtgtctccctctatgaccctgtccgaactttgagatcatctggtgaggccctgctcaatattccatctttctcacaagcttgctttgtaaaaacacagaatagggccttttcagtggctttttcagtagattgtggaattccctccctagcgaggttcgactggctgcctcactttcatccttttgtgcccaggttaagactattttattcagacaggcttttaactaatattgtcttttttaacttttactgatttaatctatttttaattgttttaaactgtatattgcttgtttttaattgattatggtttttatttgtaagccgccctgagttccttggaaatagggcagggcataaatattttaaataaataaataaataaataaaatatgcactgCAATTGAAAGAACAGTAATTTGCAGGGCATTAGTGGAATCCATTCATGCATTGGCTGTTAgtataatatttattttctctatTCTTTTGGAATATTTATACCATGCCAAGTGGTCATTGTTTATTTTTAAGTCAAACAGTGTAATGTTTGCTGTCTCAGCTTTTTGAAGTTTTGACTATAcatcagaccacttgaaaatagaTAGGTGACACAAAGGGAAAAATTGACAAACACCTCTTGAGTATAACCAAATCATTTTACCAAACGCCTTAAATTTTGAAATACCTTTAATTGTACGAGTCTGTTTCTCCTTCAGCTTCTTTAGGGTATGATGTGTAGATGATGTGTGAGTCCCCTCAACAAAGCACATTCAATCTTCCTGTGGCACTTGCCACAGTGTATatagctggttttttttttttttttgcaaaaacagGTCTTTAAATTACTGCATATGTAATGACAATATCGATCATGTTATGCATTACCAAATACTGACAGCATTAGGTGAGTTAAGTTCACTGTTGGCTTTTAGGACCTCCCTCCCACGAGTGTCACACAGCTGATCAGAAAACATTGTTGAAATTCCTCAATTCCCTGTTACTCTGTTTTTGTAGAGAACATAAACAAATAATTAATGCTTGCAATATGTGTCTCAGTGCATATTGCACTAGCATTATCTCAGATTTCGTTAATTATATCCAACTACAGTTGGCAAATTATTTAATGTTACACTGCTAGAATGTGTGTTTTATGTGAAATGATGGGTTACAGCACTGTTTCCCAACCTGTGGATCATCATCTGCAAGTGGGTTGTGAAACCTGTGCAAGTGGTTCACAGGATTTATAGTAAACCTAAAATAATTATTGCTTTTTCTCCTTAACTGGTATGAAAAATACGtcttacatatttttgtattattggcatattataatgctgtgtttttacatttgtaaCCAGTTGCCCCCACACCTGAAGAGAAGACCCGTGAGGCAAAACATTGAAACAATGGTCATAGTTTGCAATATAACAAATTGGAAGAGCTATAAACCGAATTCAGAAAGTAAGGGCAGGTGAGGATTTTAACTGATTATGGCAAGGAACATCCCTCCAGACCCTTGGGCATGTAGTGCGGCCCCAGTCTCTGGCTCCCCAGAAAAGGATGGGGAGAAACTTACTCCCGTCTTGCTGGGTGAGCATGGGATATGTGAACCCAACCTACATAACCCAGGCCCTGCA from Rhineura floridana isolate rRhiFlo1 unplaced genomic scaffold, rRhiFlo1.hap2 scaffold_35, whole genome shotgun sequence harbors:
- the LOC133375423 gene encoding olfactory receptor 14I1-like translates to MSNLTSMSMFLLWEFSERRELQFLHFFVFLALYLTTMTGNVLIIVAVALDHHLHTPMYFFVTNLAMMDIGSVSVIMPKSISNSIMNNRSISYSGCVAQVFFYFFFAASNIAILTIMAHDRYVAICNPLQYETIMHRGACIQMAVTVWISSLFYSVLHTCGTFANTFCSHAVNQFFCEIPTLLKLSCSDLYVIEFGFLLLGCIIGLGCFIFIIITYVQIFSAVLRIPSMHGQKKALSTCVPHLTVVSVFMFSAVVANARPPTYASSGLDIVFAVIYAVIPPMANPFIYSMRNKDIKIALWKLLDFGHSPKTILRIL